Proteins encoded by one window of Dioscorea cayenensis subsp. rotundata cultivar TDr96_F1 chromosome 6, TDr96_F1_v2_PseudoChromosome.rev07_lg8_w22 25.fasta, whole genome shotgun sequence:
- the LOC120263352 gene encoding uncharacterized protein LOC120263352 isoform X3 gives MNAALIDQECHQNAHQGKKKLIRVHSGFRSIERSTQVEEPLISGCNSCRSSFDGRREDDYDDDHHHLLKLRFETDGPLEKKVVKAEDMGKKKVLKKPPKPPRPPKSLSLVASDEKLVQEISILKRARIERIKALKRKKNAKAKSSSSNLLAMIVTVIFCLIIVWQGIVCSYL, from the coding sequence ATGAATGCGGCTCTCATTGATCAAGAATGCCATCAGAATGCTCatcaagggaagaagaagtTGATTAGGGTTCATAGTGGTTTCAGGAGCATTGAGAGATCTACTCAGGTTGAAGAACCTTTGATTTCTGGATGTAATTCATGTCGTAGTTCTTTCGATGGCCGTCGAGaggatgattatgatgatgatcatcatcatttgTTGAAATTGAGGTTTGAGACTGATGGCCCTTTGGAAAAGAAGGTGGTGAAGGCTGAGGATATGGGGAAGAAGAAGGTGTTGAAGAAACCCCCAAAGCCGCCTCGGCCTCCAAAGTCTTTGTCTTTGGTTGCTAGTGATGAGAAATTAGTACAAGAAATTTCGATATTGAAGCGGGCAAGGATTGAAAGAATTAAGGCtttgaaaaggaagaagaatgcCAAGGCAAAGTCTTCTAGCAGTAATCTATTGGCCATGATTGTCACTGTGATCTTCTGCCTTATTATTGTTTGGCAAGGTATTGTTTGTTCATACTTGTAG
- the LOC120263306 gene encoding protein REDUCED WALL ACETYLATION 2, with translation MEIWGPITQGQVAFCVGFIPIIAAWLYSELSECCRKHSSSSSRLNSADGLDDFSLRRNGSDSKALLLESGYLLSSSTSVRFFLFDKTFYSDNRLTLRAMSEIGVILVYFFICDRTNLLGESARQYSRDIFFFLYFLLVIVAAMTSFTIHHDKSPFSGKSVLYLNRHQTEEWKGWMQVLFVMYHYFAAKEIYNAIRIFIASYVWMTGFGNFSYYYIRKDFSLARFCQMMWRLNFFVALCCVVLDNHYMLYYICPMHTFFTLMVYTVLRIFNKYNERGSVIAVKIGLCFLIIIVIWEIPGVYDVVWSPFAFLLSYNDPSARTKYSPMHEWQFRAGLDRYIWIIGMIYAYYHPTVERWLEKLEEAEAKLRISIKAFVVLICFAMGYAWYEYIYKLEKYAYNKYHPYTSWIPISIYICLRNITQSFRSYSLTLFAWLGKITLETYISQFHIWLRTGGPDEQPQKLLSLIPNYPMLNYLLTTAIYIAVTHRIFQLTNILKSVFLPSRDDKRLVYNIVITTIVVMILYTLSWACLNVPKMLAWG, from the exons GTAGCATTTTGCGTTGGATTCATCCCAATAATTGCAGCATGGTTGTACTCCGAGTTGTCGGAGTGCTGTAGAAagcattcttcttcttcttcgagact GAATTCAGCTGATGGTTTAGATGATTTTAGTCTGAGAAGAAATGGCTCAGATTCAAAAGCTCTCTTGTTGGAGAGTGGTTATCTTCTATCATCTTCGACCTCTGTCAG ATTCTTTCTATTCGACAAGACATTCTACTCTGATAACCGTCTCACATTAAGAGCCAT GTCTGAAATCGGAGTTATTTTGGTCTATTTCTTCATATGCGACCGAACAAATCTGCTTGGGGAGTCTGCAAGG CAATATAGCCGagatattttcttctttctttattttctccTTGTCATTGTTGCGGCAATGACTTCATTTACAATCCACCATGACAAGTCACCATTCTCTGGAAAATCTGTTCTCTATCTGAATAGACACCAGACCGAAGAATGGAAAGGCTGGATGCAG GTGTTGTTTGTGATGTATCACTACTTTGCTGCAAAAGAAATTTACAATGCAATCCGTATTTTCATTGCCTCATATGTTTGGATGACCGGATTTGGGAACTTCTCTTACTATTACATCCGAAAAGACTTCAGTCTCGCCAGGTTTTGTCAG ATGATGTGGAGGCTTAATTTCTTTGTGGCGCTCTGTTGTGTTGTGCTTGATAACCATTACATGTTGTATTACATTTGCCCCATGCACACCTTCTTCACTCTCATGGTCTATACTGTACTCAGAATCTTTAACAAATATAACGAACGAGGATCAGTGATTGCAGTAAAAATTGGTCTTTGCTTCTTGATCATTATTGTGATATGGGAGATCCCCGGAGTTTATGATGTAGTGTGGAGTCCATTTGCATTTCTCCTGA GTTACAATGATCCAAGTGCGAGAACCAAATACAGCCCCATGCATGAATGGCAGTTCCGTGCAGGACTTGATCGGTATATTTGGATCATTGGAATGATTTATGCGTACTATCATCCGACC GTTGAGAGATGGTTGGAAAAACTGGAAGAAGCCGAAGCAAAGCTaaggatatcaatcaaagcatTTGTTGTTCTGATTTGCTTCGCG ATGGGTTATGCCTGGTATGAGTATATATACAAACTCGAGAAGTATGCATACAACAAGTACCATCCATACACATCGTGGATTCCGATTAG taTATACATCTGCTTGAGAAACATCACTCAGAGTTTCCGGAGTTACTCTTTGACCCTCTTCGC ATGGCTCGGAAAAATTACACTCGAGACATACATATCACAGTTCCACATCTGGCTCAG AACAGGAGGGCCTGATGAACAGCCTCAAAAGTTGCTGTCTTTGATCCCCAACTATCCAATGCTCAACTACCTGCTCACAACAGCAATATACATTGCG GTTACGCATAGGATATTCCAGCTGACAAATATATTGAAGTCGGTGTTCTTGCCGAGCAGAGACGATAAGCGCCTCGTTTATAACATTGTCATCACTACAATTGTTGTGATGATCTTATATACATTGTCATGGGCATGTCTCAATGTTCCAAAGATGCTGGCATGGGGTTAA
- the LOC120263352 gene encoding uncharacterized protein LOC120263352 isoform X2, translating to MDLKALQEGDSLVDLESGMNAALIDQECHQNAHQGKKKLIRVHSGFRSIERSTQVEEPLISGCNSCRSSFDGRREDDYDDDHHHLLKLRFETDGPLEKKVVKAEDMGKKKVLKKPPKPPRPPKSLSLVASDEKLVQEISILKRARIERIKALKRKKNAKAKSSSSNLLAMIVTVIFCLIIVWQAM from the exons ATGGACTTGAAGGCTTTGCAAGAAGGTGATAGTTTGGTAGATCTTGAAAGCGGCATGAATGCGGCTCTCATTGATCAAGAATGCCATCAGAATGCTCatcaagggaagaagaagtTGATTAGGGTTCATAGTGGTTTCAGGAGCATTGAGAGATCTACTCAGGTTGAAGAACCTTTGATTTCTGGATGTAATTCATGTCGTAGTTCTTTCGATGGCCGTCGAGaggatgattatgatgatgatcatcatcatttgTTGAAATTGAGGTTTGAGACTGATGGCCCTTTGGAAAAGAAGGTGGTGAAGGCTGAGGATATGGGGAAGAAGAAGGTGTTGAAGAAACCCCCAAAGCCGCCTCGGCCTCCAAAGTCTTTGTCTTTGGTTGCTAGTGATGAGAAATTAGTACAAGAAATTTCGATATTGAAGCGGGCAAGGATTGAAAGAATTAAGGCtttgaaaaggaagaagaatgcCAAGGCAAAGTCTTCTAGCAGTAATCTATTGGCCATGATTGTCACTGTGATCTTCTGCCTTATTATTGTTTGGCAAG cAATGTAG
- the LOC120263352 gene encoding uncharacterized protein LOC120263352 isoform X1 produces the protein MDLKALQEGDSLVDLESGMNAALIDQECHQNAHQGKKKLIRVHSGFRSIERSTQVEEPLISGCNSCRSSFDGRREDDYDDDHHHLLKLRFETDGPLEKKVVKAEDMGKKKVLKKPPKPPRPPKSLSLVASDEKLVQEISILKRARIERIKALKRKKNAKAKSSSSNLLAMIVTVIFCLIIVWQGIVCSYL, from the coding sequence ATGGACTTGAAGGCTTTGCAAGAAGGTGATAGTTTGGTAGATCTTGAAAGCGGCATGAATGCGGCTCTCATTGATCAAGAATGCCATCAGAATGCTCatcaagggaagaagaagtTGATTAGGGTTCATAGTGGTTTCAGGAGCATTGAGAGATCTACTCAGGTTGAAGAACCTTTGATTTCTGGATGTAATTCATGTCGTAGTTCTTTCGATGGCCGTCGAGaggatgattatgatgatgatcatcatcatttgTTGAAATTGAGGTTTGAGACTGATGGCCCTTTGGAAAAGAAGGTGGTGAAGGCTGAGGATATGGGGAAGAAGAAGGTGTTGAAGAAACCCCCAAAGCCGCCTCGGCCTCCAAAGTCTTTGTCTTTGGTTGCTAGTGATGAGAAATTAGTACAAGAAATTTCGATATTGAAGCGGGCAAGGATTGAAAGAATTAAGGCtttgaaaaggaagaagaatgcCAAGGCAAAGTCTTCTAGCAGTAATCTATTGGCCATGATTGTCACTGTGATCTTCTGCCTTATTATTGTTTGGCAAGGTATTGTTTGTTCATACTTGTAG
- the LOC120263273 gene encoding prostatic spermine-binding protein-like — protein sequence MEKIKIRFLSFGIFGVLEEAKDEGRRLRTRGRWRWRGRRRRSLGSTGKEGLLYDDDDDDVDDESGDDDEEEEEEEEEPQEIVEVKDDDEEKDDDEEEDENLRGGPEVHTVDDEDEEDEDGNGDEEDGDGDDGEGGDDDDEDDGEDDDGEDDDEQEEEDMGTEVLVQPVGRAEDEEDASDFEPGEENGEDEDSDEENTGDAGKVGASSKRKRSGNDNDDSDEDDDSGEDDERPSKR from the exons ATGGAGAAA ataaaaattcGATTTTTATCTTTTGGTATTTTTGGGGTTTTGGAGGAAGCGAAGGATGAAGGGAGAAGGTTGAGGACGAGagggagatggagatggagaggaAGAAGGAGGCGGAGCTTGGGGTCAACGGGAAAGGAAGGGTTGttgtatgatgatgatgatgatgatgttgatgatgagaGTGGAGACGatgacgaggaggaggaggaagaggaggaagagccACAGGAGATCGTGGAAgtgaaggatgatgatgaggaaaaggatgatgatgaggaggaggatgagaacTTGAGAGGTGGGCCGGAGGTTCATACTGtggatgatgaggatgaggaggatgaggatGGGAACGGAGATGAAgaggatggagatggagatgatggtgaAGGTGGTGATGATGACGATGAGGACGATGGAGAGGATGATGACggtgaggatgatgatgagcaAGAAGAG GAGGATATGGGAACTGAAGTCCTAGTTCAGCCGGTGGGCCGGGCTGAAGACGAGGAAGATGCAAGTGACTTCGAGCCAGGTGAAGAGAACGGTGAGGACGAAGACAGTGATGAAGAGAACACCGGTGATGCTGGAAAGGTCGGAGCCTCTTCAAAACGAAAGAGGTCTGGTAACGATAACGATGAttctgatgaagatgatgacagTGGTGAGGATGATGAAAGGCCTTCAAAAAGATAG